In Amycolatopsis sp. EV170708-02-1, the following are encoded in one genomic region:
- a CDS encoding HAD-IIA family hydrolase, whose amino-acid sequence MADALSAGYDAVLFDLDGTVYHGSKVVPGAPEALRALRDHGTAVRWVTNNASKAPAEVSAHLEALGLPATPEEVHTSSQAAAALLGERLPQGAVVLVVGTDSLAVEVESVGLKTVREAGPDVAAVVQGHSPENTWAALAEACLAIRAGALWVATNVDATLPSERGLLPGNGSMVAALRHATGVEPLVAGKPAPGLFTTAARDAGAERALVVGDRLDTDIEGAVAAGIDALCVLTGVADAASLIAARPEERPRYLAADLSGLSSRAELLEIGPKDGWRVTAQGDVLEADGEGDPLDLLRALCAVAWESGITEVRGVGDTARAALGELRLG is encoded by the coding sequence ATGGCTGACGCCCTGTCGGCCGGGTACGACGCGGTCCTTTTCGACCTCGACGGCACGGTCTATCACGGCAGCAAGGTGGTCCCGGGCGCACCGGAAGCGCTTCGGGCGCTTCGGGACCACGGCACGGCGGTCCGTTGGGTGACCAACAACGCCTCCAAGGCGCCTGCGGAGGTCTCCGCGCACCTGGAGGCACTCGGACTGCCCGCCACCCCCGAAGAGGTCCACACGAGCTCTCAGGCCGCCGCCGCCCTGCTGGGTGAGCGGCTGCCTCAGGGCGCGGTGGTCCTCGTCGTGGGCACGGACTCGCTGGCCGTCGAGGTCGAGTCCGTCGGTCTCAAGACGGTCCGGGAAGCCGGACCGGACGTGGCGGCGGTGGTCCAGGGGCATTCGCCGGAGAACACCTGGGCCGCTCTCGCGGAGGCGTGCCTCGCCATCCGCGCGGGCGCGCTCTGGGTGGCGACCAACGTCGACGCGACCCTGCCGAGCGAACGCGGCCTGCTGCCGGGCAACGGGTCGATGGTGGCCGCGTTGCGCCATGCCACCGGCGTCGAGCCGCTGGTGGCGGGCAAGCCGGCGCCGGGCCTGTTCACGACGGCGGCGCGGGACGCGGGCGCGGAGCGTGCCCTCGTCGTGGGCGACCGGCTGGACACGGACATCGAGGGCGCGGTCGCGGCCGGGATCGACGCGCTCTGCGTCCTGACCGGTGTCGCCGACGCGGCGTCCCTGATCGCGGCGAGGCCCGAGGAGCGTCCGCGCTACCTCGCGGCGGACCTGTCCGGGCTGAGCAGCCGGGCGGAGCTGCTCGAGATCGGGCCCAAGGACGGCTGGCGCGTCACCGCACAGGGTGACGTGCTCGAAGCCGACGGTGAAGGCGACCCTCTCGACCTGCTGCGCGCGTTGTGCGCGGTGGCGTGGGAGTCCGGGATCACCGAGGTCCGTGGTGTGGGCGACACCGCCCGCGCCGCGCTCGGCGAGCTGCGCCTCGGCTGA
- the tyrS gene encoding tyrosine--tRNA ligase has product MSEHILDELTWRGLIAQSTDLEALRRDLDQGPLTLYCGFDPTAPSLHAGNLVPLLMLSRFQRAGHRPIVLAGVATGMIGDPRDTGERTLNTLDTVAEWADRIRGQLERFVDFDDSPTGAVIENNLNWTGKQTVVEFLRDVGKHFPVNMMLNRETVKRRLEADGMSYTEFSYLLLQSQDYLHLHREYGCKLQIGGSDQWGNLVGGVDLIRRTDGGHTHALTAPLVTDTEGRKFGKSTGGGSVWLDPEMTSPYAWFQYFVNVADSDVIRYLRMFSFLGQEEIAALAEDTEQRPHLRSAQRKLAEDFTTLVHGEEATRQVIAASQALFGRGELRELDSSTLDAAMAEVPNGKVDPNGESTIVDLLIAAGLVDSKGAARRTVKEGGAYVNNTKIADEEWKPSADDALHGRWLVVRKGKRNVAGVRVGG; this is encoded by the coding sequence GTGAGCGAGCACATCCTTGACGAGCTGACCTGGCGCGGCCTGATCGCGCAATCCACCGACCTCGAAGCACTGCGGCGAGACCTCGACCAAGGACCTCTCACGCTCTATTGCGGATTCGACCCGACCGCGCCCAGCCTGCACGCCGGCAACCTGGTACCGCTGCTGATGCTCTCCCGCTTCCAGCGCGCCGGTCACCGGCCGATCGTGCTGGCGGGCGTCGCCACCGGGATGATCGGCGACCCGCGCGACACCGGTGAGCGCACCCTCAACACGCTGGACACCGTCGCCGAATGGGCGGACCGGATCCGTGGGCAGCTGGAGCGGTTCGTCGACTTCGACGACTCGCCGACCGGCGCGGTCATCGAGAACAACCTGAACTGGACCGGCAAGCAGACCGTCGTCGAGTTCCTGCGCGACGTCGGCAAGCACTTCCCGGTCAACATGATGCTGAACCGGGAGACGGTGAAGCGCCGCCTCGAGGCCGACGGCATGTCGTACACCGAGTTCAGCTACCTGCTGCTGCAGTCACAGGACTACCTGCACCTGCACCGCGAGTACGGCTGCAAGCTGCAGATCGGCGGCTCCGACCAGTGGGGCAACCTGGTCGGCGGCGTCGACCTGATCCGCCGGACCGACGGTGGCCACACGCACGCGCTGACCGCGCCGCTGGTCACCGACACCGAGGGACGCAAGTTCGGGAAGTCCACCGGTGGCGGCAGCGTCTGGCTCGACCCGGAGATGACATCCCCGTACGCGTGGTTCCAGTACTTCGTGAACGTCGCAGACTCCGATGTCATCCGCTACCTGCGGATGTTCTCCTTCCTCGGGCAGGAGGAGATCGCGGCGCTGGCGGAGGACACCGAACAGCGCCCGCACCTGCGATCCGCGCAGCGGAAGCTGGCCGAGGACTTCACGACCCTGGTGCATGGTGAAGAGGCGACCCGTCAGGTCATCGCCGCGAGCCAGGCGCTGTTCGGCAGGGGAGAGCTGCGCGAGCTCGACTCGTCGACCCTCGACGCCGCGATGGCCGAAGTGCCGAACGGCAAGGTCGACCCGAACGGCGAGTCGACGATCGTCGACCTGCTGATCGCCGCCGGGCTCGTCGACAGCAAGGGCGCCGCGCGCCGCACCGTCAAGGAAGGCGGCGCGTACGTCAACAACACGAAGATCGCCGACGAGGAGTGGAAGCCGTCCGCGGACGACGCTCTGCACGGCCGCTGGCTCGTGGTCCGCAAGGGCAAGCGCAACGTCGCCGGCGTCCGCGTCGGGGGCTGA
- a CDS encoding DNA-3-methyladenine glycosylase → MVTGRQFTRRELAVDPVELSTLLLGAVIEASGPDGTVAVRLVEVEAYRGLDDPASHCYRGKTPRNAVMWGPAGHLYVYFVYGMHFCANVVGTEDGQPGAVLLRAGEVVSGADVARARRPSARGNGELAKGPAILTSVLGIDRTENGVDLTDPASPVRLFTGERVSEADIRTGPRVGVAMAMDTPWRFWIDGSPAVSTYRRGGKRRAAAPGR, encoded by the coding sequence TTGGTGACCGGCAGGCAGTTCACCCGGCGCGAGCTGGCGGTGGATCCGGTGGAGCTGTCCACGCTCCTGCTCGGCGCGGTGATCGAAGCGAGCGGCCCCGACGGCACGGTCGCGGTCCGCCTGGTGGAGGTCGAGGCGTATCGGGGGCTCGACGACCCCGCGTCGCACTGCTATCGCGGCAAGACCCCGCGCAACGCGGTCATGTGGGGACCCGCGGGGCATCTGTACGTGTACTTCGTCTACGGCATGCACTTCTGCGCGAACGTGGTCGGCACGGAAGACGGGCAGCCGGGCGCCGTGCTGCTGCGTGCCGGGGAGGTGGTGTCCGGTGCGGATGTCGCCAGGGCACGCAGGCCGTCGGCACGCGGCAACGGCGAGCTCGCCAAGGGCCCGGCCATCCTCACCTCGGTGCTCGGGATCGACCGGACCGAGAACGGCGTCGACCTGACCGACCCCGCGTCACCCGTCCGGTTGTTCACCGGAGAACGCGTCTCCGAAGCGGACATCCGCACCGGGCCGCGCGTCGGGGTCGCGATGGCGATGGACACGCCGTGGCGGTTCTGGATCGACGGATCGCCCGCGGTCTCCACCTACCGACGGGGCGGCAAGCGACGGGCGGCCGCCCCCGGCCGATAG
- a CDS encoding SRPBCC family protein — MSRRALYVETVIRTDLDTVWRYTQDPRLHERWDLRFSRIEPVAGSPGRFRYTTEFLGFVVSGTGTHAGESTRPDGGRTSALRFASADPLSLIKSGSGYWRYTPVDDGVRFVTGFDYTTRWGVAGRVADLLFRPLFGWMTAWSFDRLRLWLETGGPPEELPLLSPSAGRCRRSPRPGKDGVAPRLLDTLEQA, encoded by the coding sequence ATGAGCCGAAGAGCGCTTTACGTCGAAACGGTGATCCGCACCGACCTCGACACGGTGTGGCGGTACACGCAGGACCCACGCCTGCACGAGCGCTGGGATCTCCGCTTCTCGCGGATCGAACCGGTCGCGGGTTCGCCAGGACGGTTCCGGTACACGACCGAATTCCTCGGGTTCGTCGTCAGCGGGACCGGAACCCACGCCGGGGAGAGCACGCGGCCGGACGGCGGGCGGACGTCCGCGCTGCGATTCGCCTCGGCGGATCCGCTGTCGCTCATCAAGTCCGGTTCGGGTTACTGGCGCTACACCCCCGTCGACGACGGCGTCCGGTTCGTCACCGGCTTCGACTACACCACTCGATGGGGTGTGGCCGGCAGAGTCGCCGATCTGCTGTTCCGGCCGCTCTTCGGCTGGATGACGGCCTGGTCGTTCGACAGGCTCCGCCTGTGGCTCGAAACCGGCGGGCCGCCGGAAGAACTCCCGTTGCTTTCGCCCTCGGCGGGGCGCTGCCGCCGAAGCCCGCGGCCGGGCAAGGACGGCGTCGCACCTCGCCTCCTCGACACCTTGGAGCAGGCATGA
- a CDS encoding DUF4166 domain-containing protein — protein MIFREALGADFASLHPRMQERLSLSTENGVGMIGVGVMDEIWRGAAFATPFLRLGASRHILFPERGRNVPFTIENYPYVDSLGRETVSFVRTFELPERRRRFDAQMIYSAERGKIVDYLGTHQHLAVDLGMTVRPDGGFRIRSEEFRIREGPLRCVVPKSLVGVAEVDEWFDDESGLFRIEIRVTNRRFGPLFGYRGAFEARFVDLRPG, from the coding sequence ATGATCTTCCGAGAAGCGCTAGGCGCCGACTTCGCGTCCTTGCACCCGCGGATGCAAGAACGACTGTCGCTGAGCACGGAGAACGGCGTCGGGATGATCGGCGTCGGTGTGATGGACGAGATCTGGCGAGGCGCCGCGTTCGCGACGCCGTTCCTGCGGCTCGGCGCGTCGAGGCACATCCTGTTCCCGGAGCGTGGCCGGAACGTCCCTTTCACCATCGAGAACTACCCGTACGTCGACTCGCTCGGCAGGGAGACGGTGTCGTTCGTCCGTACCTTCGAACTGCCGGAACGGCGACGCCGGTTCGACGCGCAGATGATCTACAGCGCCGAGCGCGGGAAGATCGTCGACTACCTGGGGACCCATCAGCACCTCGCCGTGGATCTCGGCATGACGGTGCGACCGGACGGCGGCTTCCGCATCCGCTCGGAAGAGTTCCGGATCCGCGAAGGCCCGCTTCGATGTGTGGTGCCGAAGTCCCTCGTCGGTGTGGCCGAGGTCGACGAGTGGTTCGACGACGAGAGCGGGCTCTTCCGCATCGAGATCCGGGTGACGAACCGGCGGTTCGGGCCGCTGTTCGGCTATCGGGGCGCTTTCGAGGCGCGGTTCGTCGATCTGCGGCCGGGGTGA
- a CDS encoding TetR/AcrR family transcriptional regulator — MNTPSTKQRLIDGALETIRTSGITAVSARTVAAAAGTNQALIFYHFGSVEELIAQACVTATEGRVAHFRARFAEVTTLSELLDLGRVIHAEERAEGNMTVLAQALAGAQGGGRLAEATRQALDNWVREVQVALDRVLAGSPVLEFTETEGLAHAVSAGFLGLTLFESVNPEGSEQALAALEQLAVLVDVFEGLGPVATRAVRAKLRKTAKRS; from the coding sequence ATGAACACGCCCAGCACGAAACAGCGGTTGATCGACGGAGCGCTGGAGACGATCCGCACCAGCGGGATCACCGCCGTTTCGGCCAGGACCGTCGCCGCCGCGGCGGGTACCAATCAGGCGCTGATCTTCTACCACTTCGGCAGTGTCGAGGAGCTGATCGCGCAGGCCTGCGTGACGGCGACCGAAGGCCGCGTCGCCCACTTCCGTGCGCGGTTCGCCGAAGTGACCACGCTCAGCGAGCTGCTGGACCTGGGCCGGGTCATCCACGCGGAGGAGCGCGCCGAGGGGAACATGACGGTCCTCGCCCAGGCGCTCGCCGGCGCGCAGGGCGGCGGACGGCTGGCCGAGGCGACGCGGCAGGCGCTGGACAACTGGGTTCGCGAAGTCCAGGTCGCCCTCGACCGCGTGCTGGCCGGTTCGCCGGTGCTCGAGTTCACGGAGACCGAGGGGCTCGCCCACGCGGTCTCCGCCGGCTTCCTCGGCTTGACGTTGTTCGAATCGGTCAATCCCGAGGGCAGCGAGCAGGCATTGGCGGCGTTGGAGCAGCTTGCCGTCCTGGTCGACGTCTTCGAAGGGCTCGGCCCGGTCGCCACCCGTGCCGTGCGCGCGAAGCTCCGGAAGACCGCGAAGCGATCTTGA
- the argH gene encoding argininosuccinate lyase: MSGNEQPVQLWGGRFASGPAEAMAALSASTHFDWRLAPYDIAGSRAHARVLRKAGLLTEDELTGMLAALDTLAQDVESGAFTPTVADEDVHTALERGLLERAGTELGGKLRAGRSRNDQVATLFRMWLRDAARRVVAGTLGVVDALVSQAKRHPDAILPGRTHLQHAQPVLLAHHLLAHGQSLLRDVTRLRDWDARTAESPYGSGALAGSSLGLDPEAVAEELGFDTSVENSIDGTASRDFVAEFAFDVAMLAVNLSRIAEEVIIWNTAEFGYVTLDDAWATGSSIMPQKKNPDVAELTRGKAGRLIGNLTGLLATLKAQPLAYNRDLQEDKEPVFDSVEQLELLFPAIAGMLETLTFHTDRLAELAPAGFTLATDIAEWLVRQGVPFRVAHEAAGESVRVAEARGVGLDELTDEEFEKINPALTPAVREVLTVEGSVSSRNARGGTAPERVAEQRDRLVARIAEHRAWLG, encoded by the coding sequence GTGAGCGGGAATGAGCAGCCGGTGCAGCTGTGGGGCGGCCGGTTCGCCAGCGGACCGGCCGAGGCGATGGCGGCGCTGAGCGCGTCGACCCATTTCGACTGGCGGCTGGCGCCGTACGACATCGCCGGGTCGCGGGCCCACGCGCGGGTGCTGCGGAAGGCGGGGCTGCTCACCGAAGACGAGCTGACCGGCATGCTCGCCGCGCTGGACACCCTCGCGCAGGACGTCGAGTCGGGCGCGTTCACCCCGACGGTCGCCGACGAGGACGTCCACACCGCGCTCGAACGCGGTCTGCTTGAGCGGGCGGGCACCGAACTCGGCGGCAAGCTCCGGGCGGGCCGGTCACGCAACGACCAGGTCGCGACGCTGTTCCGGATGTGGCTGCGCGACGCCGCCCGCCGGGTGGTGGCGGGCACCCTCGGCGTCGTCGACGCACTCGTTTCGCAGGCGAAGCGGCACCCGGACGCGATCCTCCCGGGCCGCACCCACCTGCAGCACGCCCAGCCCGTCCTGCTGGCACACCACCTGCTCGCACACGGCCAGTCGCTGCTGCGCGACGTCACCCGGCTGCGTGACTGGGACGCTCGCACCGCCGAGTCGCCCTATGGTTCCGGTGCGCTGGCGGGGTCTTCGCTCGGGCTCGACCCAGAGGCCGTCGCCGAGGAGCTGGGCTTCGACACCAGCGTCGAGAACTCGATCGACGGCACCGCCTCGCGGGACTTCGTCGCCGAGTTCGCCTTCGACGTCGCGATGCTCGCGGTCAACCTGTCCAGGATCGCCGAAGAGGTGATCATCTGGAACACCGCCGAGTTCGGCTACGTCACCCTCGACGACGCCTGGGCGACCGGCAGTTCGATCATGCCGCAGAAGAAGAACCCCGACGTCGCCGAGCTGACCCGCGGCAAAGCCGGGCGGCTCATCGGCAACCTGACCGGGCTGCTCGCGACCCTCAAGGCGCAGCCGCTCGCGTACAACCGTGACCTGCAGGAGGACAAGGAGCCGGTCTTCGACTCCGTCGAGCAGCTGGAACTGCTGTTCCCGGCGATCGCGGGCATGCTCGAGACGCTGACCTTCCACACCGACCGGCTCGCCGAACTGGCGCCCGCCGGGTTCACCCTCGCCACGGACATCGCCGAATGGCTGGTCCGCCAGGGCGTCCCGTTCCGTGTCGCGCATGAAGCGGCGGGGGAGAGCGTCCGCGTCGCCGAAGCCCGCGGCGTCGGCCTGGACGAACTGACCGACGAAGAGTTCGAGAAGATCAATCCGGCGCTGACGCCGGCCGTGCGCGAGGTGCTGACCGTCGAGGGTTCGGTGAGCTCGCGCAACGCCCGCGGCGGTACCGCTCCGGAGCGGGTCGCCGAGCAGCGGGACCGGCTGGTCGCGCGGATCGCCGAACACCGCGCCTGGCTCGGCTGA
- a CDS encoding argininosuccinate synthase domain-containing protein: MTPDGFAFPDDPEKLVITFDEGVPVAIDGETVTLLEAFQQLNLRVGAFGLKGREIYEGPGALALVTAHEELQKVSAGRVSGEVRLVLHRGNAVVNSARDERALYDFTTGATFDRSVA; encoded by the coding sequence GTGACGCCTGACGGGTTCGCCTTCCCGGATGACCCGGAGAAGCTGGTCATCACCTTCGACGAAGGTGTGCCGGTGGCCATCGACGGGGAGACCGTGACGCTGCTGGAAGCCTTCCAGCAGCTGAACCTGCGTGTCGGCGCTTTCGGGCTCAAAGGACGCGAGATCTACGAGGGGCCCGGCGCGCTCGCGCTGGTCACCGCGCACGAGGAACTGCAAAAGGTCAGCGCCGGGAGGGTGTCCGGAGAGGTCCGGCTGGTCCTGCACCGCGGGAACGCGGTCGTGAACTCCGCTCGCGACGAGCGCGCGCTGTACGACTTCACCACAGGCGCTACCTTCGACCGGTCAGTCGCCTGA
- a CDS encoding arginine repressor, with amino-acid sequence MTGSRVTRQARITELVSSMAIRSQTELAKLLAAEGIDVTQATLSRDLDELGAVKLRGADSGAPVYVIPEDGSPVRGVQGGTSRLSRLLAELLVSADSSGNLTVLRTPPGAAQFLASAIDRAALEEVVGSIAGDDTVAVIAREPLSGKDLAERFMALARRSSTVDGGEETEGDA; translated from the coding sequence ATGACCGGCAGCAGGGTCACCCGGCAGGCCCGGATCACCGAGCTCGTGTCCTCGATGGCGATCCGCAGCCAGACGGAGCTCGCGAAACTCCTGGCCGCGGAGGGGATCGACGTCACACAGGCGACGCTTTCCCGCGACCTCGACGAACTGGGCGCGGTGAAGCTCCGAGGTGCCGATTCCGGCGCACCGGTGTATGTCATCCCGGAGGACGGCAGCCCGGTACGCGGAGTACAGGGCGGCACGTCCCGGCTTTCGCGGTTGCTCGCCGAACTGCTCGTCTCGGCGGACTCGTCGGGCAACCTGACGGTCCTGCGCACCCCGCCGGGGGCGGCGCAGTTCCTCGCCAGCGCCATCGACAGGGCGGCGCTGGAGGAGGTCGTCGGCTCGATCGCCGGCGACGACACGGTCGCGGTGATCGCGAGAGAACCGTTGTCCGGCAAGGACCTGGCCGAGCGCTTCATGGCGCTGGCCCGACGGTCGTCCACAGTGGACGGCGGTGAGGAGACCGAAGGTGACGCCTGA
- the argF gene encoding ornithine carbamoyltransferase, giving the protein MLRNFLRDDDLSPAEQAEILDLADQLKAEPLSSRALEGKSVAAIFEKNSTRTRFSFEVGIAQLGGNPVIVDGRSMQLGREETIEDTSRVLSRYLDAIVWRTFAQKRIDAMASAASIPVINALTDEFHPCQVLTDLMTIRERKGKLAGLTLVYLGDGANNMAHSLLLGGTTAGMHVRVVSPEGFQPDQQVMLDAKHRSTETGGSTTVFTDPYAAVEGADVVVTDTWTSMGQENDGLDRVGPFRELQVNAALMRRAADEAIVLHCLPAHRGWEITDEVIDGPSSAVWDEAENRLHAQKALLVWLLDEKRR; this is encoded by the coding sequence ATGCTCCGCAACTTCCTCCGTGACGACGATCTCAGCCCCGCCGAACAGGCCGAGATCCTGGACCTCGCCGATCAGCTGAAGGCCGAGCCCTTGAGCTCGCGCGCGCTGGAGGGCAAGTCCGTCGCGGCGATCTTCGAGAAGAACTCCACCCGGACCCGGTTCTCCTTCGAGGTGGGCATCGCCCAGCTCGGCGGCAACCCGGTCATCGTCGACGGCCGCTCCATGCAGCTCGGCCGCGAAGAGACCATCGAGGACACCTCACGGGTGCTTTCGCGGTATCTGGACGCGATCGTCTGGCGGACCTTCGCCCAGAAGCGCATCGACGCGATGGCCTCGGCGGCGAGCATCCCGGTGATCAACGCGCTCACCGACGAGTTCCACCCGTGCCAGGTGCTCACCGACCTGATGACCATCCGCGAGCGCAAGGGCAAGCTCGCCGGGCTCACCCTGGTGTACCTCGGCGACGGCGCCAACAACATGGCGCATTCGCTGCTGCTGGGCGGGACCACGGCCGGGATGCACGTCCGCGTCGTGTCGCCGGAGGGTTTCCAGCCGGATCAGCAGGTCATGCTCGACGCCAAGCACCGTTCGACGGAGACCGGCGGCAGCACCACGGTCTTCACCGATCCGTACGCCGCCGTCGAAGGCGCGGACGTCGTCGTCACCGACACCTGGACCTCCATGGGGCAGGAGAACGACGGTCTCGACCGTGTCGGCCCGTTCCGCGAGCTGCAGGTCAACGCCGCGCTGATGCGCCGCGCCGCGGACGAGGCGATCGTGCTGCACTGCCTGCCCGCGCACCGCGGCTGGGAGATCACCGACGAGGTCATCGACGGGCCGTCCAGCGCGGTCTGGGACGAGGCGGAGAACCGGCTGCACGCGCAGAAGGCGCTGCTGGTGTGGCTGCTCGACGAGAAGCGACGATGA
- a CDS encoding acetylornithine transaminase yields the protein MTTYKSNVDGQEHWKSSLMDNYGTPALTLVRGEGAKVWDADGKPYVDLLGGIAVNALGHAHPAVVAAVTEQIAKLGHTSNLYVNPVAVELAETLLDVAGLSGNAKVLFVNSGAEANEAALKISRLTGRTKIVACEGAFHGRTMGALTLTGQPSKRDAFAPLVPGVTHVPYGDVDALRAAVDTETAAVFLEPILGEAGVVPAPDGYLQAAREITKATGTLLVLDEVQTGIGRTGAWFAFQHTGIVPDVITLAKGLGGGLPIGAVIGVGEAGELVKPGQHGTTFGGNPVCCAAGLAVLKTIAKDNLNDHVSALGKDIASRVEELGHPLVSGVRGAGLLLGIALREPVSAKVAKAAQDAGYLVNPIAPDTIRLAPPLILSADEAAGFLEALPGALDSTTT from the coding sequence GTGACCACGTACAAGTCCAATGTAGACGGCCAGGAGCACTGGAAGTCGTCCCTCATGGACAACTACGGCACCCCGGCGCTGACCCTGGTCCGCGGTGAGGGCGCGAAGGTCTGGGACGCCGACGGCAAACCGTACGTCGATCTCCTGGGCGGCATCGCGGTCAACGCGCTCGGTCACGCCCACCCCGCCGTGGTCGCCGCCGTCACCGAACAGATCGCGAAACTCGGGCATACCTCGAACCTCTACGTGAACCCGGTCGCCGTCGAACTGGCCGAAACCCTCCTGGACGTCGCCGGCCTGTCCGGCAACGCGAAAGTACTGTTCGTCAACTCAGGCGCGGAGGCAAACGAAGCCGCGCTGAAGATCAGCAGGCTGACCGGGCGGACCAAGATCGTCGCGTGCGAGGGCGCCTTCCACGGCCGCACCATGGGCGCGCTGACGCTGACCGGGCAGCCGTCGAAGCGGGACGCGTTCGCGCCGCTGGTTCCTGGCGTCACCCACGTTCCCTACGGCGACGTCGACGCGTTGCGCGCCGCGGTGGACACCGAAACGGCGGCGGTGTTCCTTGAGCCGATCCTCGGGGAGGCGGGCGTCGTCCCGGCGCCGGACGGCTACCTCCAAGCCGCGCGGGAGATCACGAAGGCGACCGGGACCCTGCTGGTCCTCGACGAGGTGCAGACCGGGATCGGCCGCACCGGCGCGTGGTTCGCCTTCCAGCACACCGGCATCGTCCCGGACGTCATCACACTGGCCAAGGGACTCGGCGGCGGGCTGCCGATCGGCGCGGTCATCGGCGTCGGCGAGGCGGGGGAGCTGGTCAAGCCGGGGCAGCACGGCACCACCTTCGGCGGCAACCCGGTCTGCTGCGCCGCCGGGCTCGCCGTGCTCAAGACCATCGCCAAGGACAACCTGAACGACCACGTTTCCGCGCTGGGCAAGGACATCGCCTCCCGCGTGGAGGAGCTCGGCCACCCGCTGGTGTCCGGTGTCCGCGGTGCGGGGCTGCTGCTCGGCATCGCCCTGCGCGAACCGGTCTCGGCGAAGGTCGCCAAGGCCGCGCAGGACGCGGGATACCTGGTCAACCCGATCGCACCCGACACCATCCGGCTGGCACCGCCGCTGATCCTGAGCGCCGACGAGGCCGCGGGATTCCTCGAAGCCCTTCCCGGGGCGCTCGATTCCACCACCACCTAG
- the argB gene encoding acetylglutamate kinase yields the protein MSPSESTVPADERLATAAEKASILIEALPWLQRFHGATVVVKYGGNAMIDESLKQAFAEDMVFLRMAGLRPVVVHGGGPQITAMLNRLGVEGEFKGGLRVTTPETMDIVRMVLTGQVSRELVGLINAHGPYAVGISGEDARLFTAERKQATVDGVPVDIGLVGEVSEVNPDAVLDIVNAGRIPVVSTVAPDVDGVVHNINADTAAGALAAALGAEKLVVLTDVEGLYANWPDRGSLVDRIRVDRLETLLPGLASGMIPKMEACVRAIRGGVRRAHVIDGRIAHSVLLEVFTSRGIGTMVFPETELP from the coding sequence ATGAGCCCTTCCGAATCCACCGTCCCCGCGGACGAGCGGCTCGCGACGGCCGCCGAGAAGGCCTCGATCCTCATCGAGGCCTTGCCCTGGCTGCAACGTTTCCACGGCGCCACCGTCGTGGTGAAGTACGGCGGCAACGCGATGATCGACGAGAGCCTCAAGCAGGCCTTCGCCGAGGACATGGTCTTCCTGCGCATGGCCGGGCTGCGTCCGGTGGTGGTGCACGGCGGCGGCCCGCAGATCACCGCGATGCTCAACCGGCTCGGTGTCGAAGGCGAGTTCAAGGGCGGCCTCCGCGTCACCACGCCCGAGACGATGGACATCGTCCGCATGGTGCTGACCGGTCAGGTCAGCCGCGAGCTGGTCGGCCTGATCAACGCGCACGGACCGTACGCGGTCGGCATCTCCGGCGAGGACGCGCGGCTGTTCACCGCCGAGCGCAAACAGGCCACTGTGGACGGTGTGCCGGTCGACATCGGGCTCGTCGGCGAGGTCTCCGAGGTCAACCCGGACGCCGTGCTCGACATCGTCAACGCGGGCCGGATCCCGGTGGTGTCCACCGTGGCCCCGGACGTCGACGGCGTCGTGCACAACATCAACGCCGATACCGCGGCGGGTGCGCTGGCCGCGGCGCTGGGCGCGGAAAAGCTGGTCGTGCTCACCGATGTCGAAGGCCTGTACGCCAACTGGCCGGACCGTGGTTCGCTGGTCGACAGGATCCGCGTGGATCGCCTCGAAACCCTGCTTCCCGGCCTCGCCAGCGGCATGATCCCGAAGATGGAGGCCTGTGTGCGCGCCATCCGCGGCGGCGTCCGCCGCGCGCACGTGATCGACGGCCGCATCGCCCATTCGGTGTTGCTGGAGGTCTTCACCTCCCGCGGCATCGGTACCATGGTCTTCCCCGAAACGGAGCTCCCGTGA